In Nitrospirota bacterium, the genomic window CGAGTCCGCCCCCGTGGACAAGGAGACGCGGACCCTCCGGGACCCTTCGCTCCCCCTGGGGGACAGGCGGAACATGCTTTACAAGGGCACCACCGTGGCATACGGTCGCGGGGCGGGCGTGGCGGTGGCCACCGGGATGCAGACGGAGCTGGGACGCATTGCCTCCATGCTGCAGGAAGAGGAGGAGGTCAGGACACCGCTCCAGAAGCGGCTGGCCCGGTTCGGCCAGAAACTGGCCGTGGCTGTCCTGGTCATTTGCGCGGTGGTCTTCGCGGTGGGGCTTCTGAGGGGCCAGCCCGCCTTTCTCATGCTCCTGACGGCCATTTCCCTGGCGGTGGCCGCCATACCCGAGGCCCTGCCCGCCGTGGTCACCATCTCGCTGGCCCTGGGGGCGAAGAAGATGGTCCGGCAGAACGCCCTCATCAGGAAGCTTCCCGCCGTGGAGACCCTGGGCTCGGTCACCTACATCTGCTCGGACAAGACAGGGACCCTCACCCTCAACCGCATGAGCGTGGAGGAGGTCTACGCCGACGGCAGGGTCTGGAGGATTGCGGAGCTTCCGGCGCCCGGGGGCGGAGACAGGGATGCCCCGTGGCCGCTCCTTCTTCACGGCATGGCCCTGAGCAACGACGCCCGGCGCACTGCGGGGGGCGCGGTCATCGGCGACCCCACGGAGGTTGCCCTCCATAACGCGGCGGGGGCGAAGGGCCTTGCCAAGGAGGAGGCCGAGGCGGCCTTCGGCAGGGTGGGGGAGGTGCCCTTTGATTCGGAGCGAAAGCTCATGAGCACCGTGCACGCCTGGGACGGAGGATTCGTCTCCTTCACCAAAGGGGCCGTGGACGTGCTTTCCGGACGGTGCGTGGACGTCCTCACCGCGGAGGGCCGGGTCCCCCTGGACCCGGAGAAGATTCACCGCGTCAACGACCGCATGGCGGCCGATGGCCTCCGCGTCCTGGGGATGGCCGTGCGGTGGTGGGATGAGAGGCCCGGGGACATGTCTTCGGAGAACGTGGAAAACGGCCTTACCCTCATCGGCCTTGTGGGCCTGATGGACCCGCCGCGCGAGGAGGCGGCCCGGGCCGTGGACTTCTGCAAGAGCGCGGGCATCAGGCCGGTGATGATTACGGGGGACCACCCCATCACGGCCAGGGCCATCGCGCGCCGCATCGGCATCATGCGGGAGGGCGAGGAGGGCGTGACCACGGGGAGGGAGCTCTCCAGGCTCCCCCTGGAGGAGTTTGAACAAAGGGTCGAGCACATCCAGGCATACGCGCGGGTGGCCCCGGAGCAGAAGCTCGGCATCGTCAAGGCCCTGCAGGAGCGGGGGCAGTTCGTCGCCATGACCGGCGACGGGGTCAACGACGCCCCCGCCCTCAAGCGTGCGGACATCGGGGTGGCCATGGGGGTGACGGGGACCGACGTGGCCAAGGAGTCGGCCCACATGGTTCTTCTTGACGACAACTTCGCCACCATCGTCCGTGCGGTCGGCGAGGGGCGGAAGATATTCGACAACATCCGGAAGTTCATCAAGTACACCATGGCCAGCAACTCCGGAGAGATATGGACCATCTTTCTCGCGCCTTTCTTCGGCCTGCCCGTCCCGCTTCTGCCCATCCATATCCTCTGGATAAACCTGGTCACCGACGGCCTCCCGGGGCTCGCCCTGGCCATGGAGCCCGCCGAGAAGGACGTGATGAGCCGGCCGCCCCGGCATCCCCAGGAGAGCATATTCGCGCACGGGCTGGGTTTCTTCATCGTCTGGGTGGGCCTCCTCATGGGCTTCCTCTGCATAGGAACCCAGGCCTGGGCCATAGAGGCGGGGACGGCCCACTGGCAGACCATGGTCTTTACGGTCCTGTGCCTGAGCCAGATGGGCAACGTCCTTGCCGTCCGCTCCGAGACCGAAAGCGTCTTTCGCCAGGGCCTTCTGAGCAACATGCCCCTCCTGGGGGCTTTCGTGCTGACGCTGGTCCTTCAGATGGCGACCATCTACGTGCCCTTCCTGAACCCCGTGTTCAAGACCGAGCCCCTGACGGCCGGAGAGCTGGGCATTACGCTCGGGGTCTCCTCGGTGGTCTTCGTAGCCGTGGAGGTGGAAAAGCTCATAAAGAGGCGAAGGCGCACGGCCCCCGGGGTGGGGAGCGCCTCGGTGTGATTTGGCTAACTGAACGGGGGGCGCTTCCCGGGCAAACTGTAGGGCGGCGCGCTGCCTGCGGCTTGCGCTGCGGCAGGGAAAAACTGGAAAAGGAAACAGGCCCTTTGGTAGAATAAAGCCTATTTTTCCGGGGGAGGCATTGATGGAACTCAAGGGACAGGTCGCGCTCGTCACAGGCGGGGCACGGGGCATCGGAAAGGCCATTGGCCGGAACCTCGCCCGCAAGGGCGCGGACCTGGTCGTGGCCGACATCGGCGAGCAGGAGGCCCGGGAAACCGCCTCGGAGCTCGAGAAGGAGGGTGTGCGCACCCTAGCCCTACGCATGAACGTGGCCAATGCCGGGGATGTCGCCCGGGGGGTGGGCGAGGTCAAGGAGCGGATGGGGCGCCTGGACATCCTCGTCAACAACGCCGGCATCACCCGCGACGCCCTCCTCATGCGCATGAAGGAGGAGGACTGGGATGCGGTGCTCAGCGTCAACCTCAAGAGCGTCTTCCTCTGCACCAGGGAGGCCGTCAGGCTCATGGCCAAGCAGCGCCACGGGCGCATCGTCAACATCGCCTCCGTGGTGGCCTTCATGGGCAACCCCGGGCAGGCGAACTACAGTGCCTCGAAGGCGGGCATCGTGGGGCTGACGAAGACCGCCGCCCGGGAGTACGCAAGCCGCGGCGTCACGGTGAACGCCGTGGCCCCGGGCTTCATCGTCACGGCCATGACGGACGCCCTGCCGGAGAACGTCAAGGAAGAGATGCGGCGGGCCATCCCCCTCGGGGAGTTCGGGACCGCCGAGGACGTGGCCGCAGCCGTGGCGTTTTTCGCTTCGCCCGAGGCCGGATATATCACGGGACAGGTCCTTCACGTAAACGGCGGCATGTATATGTAGCGCTTCACCCATACGAGAAAGAAACCGGAGGAGGAAGGATGGAAGAGCAGATCAAGGAAATCATTGCGAAGCAGCTGGGTGTCAATGTTTCGGAAGTGACGGAGGAAGCGTCATTCGTTGACGACCTGGGCGCTGACTCTCTGGATACCGTGGAGCTGGTCATGGCCTTCGAGGAGGCCTTCGGCGTGGAGATACCCGACGAGGAAGCCGAGAAAATCCTCAAGGTGGGGGACGCCGTCAACTACATCAAGAGCAAGAAGGGATGACGGAGCCGAGACGCGTTGTCGTAACCGGCCTGGGCGTGGTGAGCCCCCTGGCCGTGGGGACCCGGGAGACCTGGGAGGCCATGCGGGCCGGCAAAAGCGGCATCGGCCCCATTACCCAGTTCGACGCAACCGACTTCGCCACGCGCATTGCCGGCGAGGTGAAGGGCTTTGACCCGGAGCGGTACATCGAGCCCAAAGAGGTCAAGAAGATGGACCGCTTCATGCACATGGCTGTGGCGGCGAGCACGATGGCCATGGAGGACGCGGGCCTCGCGGTTACGCCGGAGAACGCCGAGCGCGTGGGCGTCATCATCGGCTCGGGCATGGGAGGGCTGCCGGCCATCGAGAGGTACCACAAGGTCGTGCTGGAGCGCGGTCCCCGCCGCCTCACGCCGTTTTTCATCCCCATGGTCATCATCAACCTGGCCGCGGGGCATGTCTCCATGCTCTTCGGTGCCAAGGGGCCGAACTCGGCCGCGGCGACGGCCTGCGCCACGGGGAGCCACAGCATCGGCGACAGCTTCCGCCTCATCCAGCGGGGCTATGCCGACGCCATGATAAGCGGCGGCGCGGAATCGTGCATCACCCCCCTGGGCATCGGCGGGTTCAACGCCATGAAGGCCCTCTCCACGCGCAATGACGAGCCGGAGCGCGCCTCCCGTCCTTTCGACAGGGACCGGGACGGCTTCGTCATGGGCGAGGGCGCGGGCATTGTCGTCTTGGAGGAGATGCACGGGGCCCTCAGGCGGGGCGCCCGCATTCATGCCGAGGTGGTGGGTTACGGCATGACCGGCGACGCCTATCACATGACGGCTCCCGCCCCGGAGGGGGAGGGTGCCGCCCGGTGCATGGCGCTCACCCTGAAGGACTCCGGCCTGTCCCCCGGGGAAGTGGACTACATAAACGCCCACGGCACCTCGACGAAACAGGGCGATGAGATTGAGACCACGGCCGTCAAGACGGTCTTCGGCCAGCATGCCTACAAGCTCGTGATGGGCTCGACCAAGTCCATGACGGGGCATCTCCTGGGTGCGGCCGGCGGCGTGGAGGCCGTGGCGACGGTCATGAGCATCGTCGACGGCGTGATCCCTCCCACGATAAACCTTGAGAACCCCGACCCGGAGTGCGACCTCGACTACGCGGCGGGCAAGGCCCGGGAGCGCGCGGTCCGTTGTGCCATGAGCAACTCCTTCGGCTTCGGCGGCACCAACGCCTGCCTCCTTTTCAAACAATTTGAGAAGTGAGCCCCCGGTCCCCGACCTTTCGGGGCTTCAGGAGAAAATAGGCTACCGCTTCGCCGACCCCGGGCTTCTCCTCGAGGCCCTCACCCACAAGTCCTATCAGCACGAGAACCCCGAGGCGGAGCACAACGAACGCCTGGAGTTTCTGGGCGACGCCGTTTTGGGCCTTGTGGTCGTGGACTACCTCTTCGGCCTGAAGGAGCAGCATCCCGAGTCCGTGATGTCCCGCATCAAGAGCCATATGGTGCGTGGAAGCGTGCTGGCCTGGATGGCCCGGACGGTATCCCTGGGGGAGTATCTGCGGCTGGGCAGGGGGGAGGAGGACTCCGGTGGGCGGGAGAAGCGCTCCATCCTCGCCGACGCGGCAGAGGCCGTCATAGGCGCCGTCTACCTGGACGGCGGCCTTGAGGCGGCCAGGGATTTCACCCTCCGCTCGCTGGGTGAGAGGCTTGAAAAGGCCGTGGCCTCGCGCGAGTATGCCGATTACAAGACCCAACTGCAGGAGGAGAGCCAGATGCGCTTCGGAGTCCTGCCGGAGTATCGCCTCCAGGCGGTCCATGGCGAGGAACACCGGCGGGTCTTTACCATGGAAGTCCTGATAGCGGGCGTGCGGTACGGCACGGGAAAGGGCACGAGCAAGAAGGAGGCCGAGACATCGGCGGCGCGCCGGGCCCTCGAGCACCTAAGCGGGAAGGAGCGGGGAAAAAGCCCTTGAATTTTCCCGGCCGGACATATATGATTTTCATCATAGACGCCTCAGGCTTTCCGGACGTTAAAGTTAAATGAGCAAGGAGGGACTTCATGGGTTATACTCAGGCGGCCCTTGCCGACAAGATTCGCGAGATGTACCCCGAGATCGAGCGCCACGGCATCAGCATGGGCCTCCGCTTCGACGAGCGGAAAAACGCCTGGATGGTCCATCTGAAGAAGGGCGACCATGAGCTTGAGACCCATCTGGAGAAGGCGGACGCCGACCAGTGCATGGACGGCGTGAAGTGCGTCTATCTGGGCGTGCAGATATGGCAGTTCCTGAAGAATTTCGAAGAAGGCGACTAGCCGCTTAAAACTCTCAAGGAGGTGTGGGAATGAAGTTGGTGATAGACCTGGATACCTGCGAAGGATGTGAGTCCTGCGTTGAGATGTGCCCCGATGCCATAGAGATGGGCGACGACGGCAAGGCCCACGTCATCGGCGACGCGTGCAGTGCGTGTGACTGCGACGAGCTGGTCGGCATCTGCCCGGTGGAGGCCATCAGCACCGAGGAGTGAGACGTCCGCTGAGGGGCTGTCGTAAACGAAACGAGGGGCCTCCCCCCGGGGGGAGGCCCCTCTTATTGCTGTGCGCATTAAAGAACCGACGTGCCGGTGCCGACCACCTGCCTTAAAATAATCATTGTTTCAGGCTTCAATGGAATGTGCAAAACTAACTGGTTAGAACCTATCTCAAAATCAAAGTGGTTTAATTTGTCATGTCCGCATGTCGTAAGCGGGCATCCGGAAGGGCTTGAAAACGCTGAATTCCCGCCGCAGTTTACCCCCGCGAAGGCGGGGGCGGGGAATGACGTCAAAAGGCCAGATGCTGTGCAAATCTGATTTTGAGATAGGTTTCAGTATTATGCGCCCTCCGCACCCGGGGCGGCGGCCTGTCCGGGGCGCCTCCAGTAGGGGTTTGAAAGGTCCTCGAAGGCGCTGATGGCCGCGCTGCTGCCCTGTCCGGCGGCGGCCGCTATCTGCTTGACGCCCCCCGTCACGTCGCCCGCGGCGTAAACGAAGGGGATTGCCGTGCGCTGGCGGTCGTCGGTGCGCACGTAGCCCTCCCGGTCCAGTTCCAGCCCCAGTTTACGGGCTATGTCGTTGACGGGCTCATAGCCGATGGAGACGAAGACGGCGTCCGTCTTCACGGTGCGCGTCTCACCTGTCGCCAGGTCCTCGAGCTTCACCTTCTGCACTTTGTCCTTGCCCAGGATTTCCACAATGCGGGTGCGGTACATGACCTCTATGTTGCGTTGAAAGACGCCCTGCTGAAGCCGCTCTTCGGCCCTCAGTGTCTCGCGGCGGTGGAGGATTCGCACATGGGCCCCCAGGCTGTCCAGGTAGAGGGCGTCGGTGAGGGCGGAGTTGCCGCCTCCCACCACCATGACGCTCCTGCCTTCGCGATAGAGATAGCCGTCGCAGGTGGCGCAGTAGCTCACGCCCCTGCCCGTAAGCCGTCTCTCGCCGGGCGCCCCCAGAGTGCGGTGGGTGGCGCCCGTGGCCAGGATGACGGCCCGGGCGTTGTACGTGCCCCGGGTGGCCACTACGCGAAAGCCCTTTTCCGTACGCCTGACGTCCTTGACCGCCGCCCCTGTCAGCAAGGGAGCGTACTGCATGGCGTGCCTGGTCATGAGGTCCACCAGGGCCTTTCCCGTAATCATCTGAAACCCCGGGTAGTTCTCTACGACGGGCGTGACGGCCACCTGCCCGCCCAGGACGCTGCCCTCGAACACGGCGGTCCTGAGCCCGCTTCGCTCCGCATAGATGGCCGCGGTCAACCCCGCGGGCCCTCCACCCACGATGGCCACGTCCAGGTCCTTTATCTCCTCCGGGCCCACGGCGGGTATGTGCTCGGCCGCGCGGCCCCGGACCACCGCCTCCATGAAGCTTTCCTCGGATTCAAGCCCCGAGGAGGTCTCCCGGTCGTTGATAAACGTCTTGGGCACGGACAGGGCCCCGAACTTCTCGGCCAGGTCCCGGTTCTCGTATATCTCTACGACTTCGGCCGAGACCAGGTCCGGACGCTCCACCGCGGCGGCCAGGGCATAGGTGGCCTGCTGCGGGCAGTAGGGACAGGTGGGGGAGACGAAGACGCGCACCCGCCGCTTCTCCTTTGTCCTTTGCAGGCGCTTCCGCGAATCCTCCGCCATCTCCCCTCGGCCGGTGGAGGCCATGACGACGGCCCCGAGGAGGGTGCTTCCCTCCTCGCCCAGGGGGGCTCCCGTGAAGCGGATGTCGTACGTCCCGGGGCTTACCAGAAGGGTGGGGGAGCGCTCCACGCCGTACCTGCGGGACGCCTCGTCCCCTACGGAGTGTTCCTCGAGGCGGATTCTCTCCTCCATGGAGGATATCTCGCGCAGAAGCTCGCGGAGGATGTCGTTGTACTGGTCGTTGACGCCCTCCCGGGTAAAGAGCATCAGGGTGACGGGCTCCTTCAGGAGGGCGAAGCTCTGCTTGAGCTGCTCCCTCATCTCTGCCGTGAGGATTTGCTCTGCCATGAGAGCATTATATCGCACTTCCGGGGCAAGGGCGGTTTCCCTCTCCGGGCGGCGTGGTATGATAGAATCTCAAAAAACCGGAGCCGGGAGGGATACATGCTGTCGGAGCGGGTCAAGAGCATCAAGCCGTCGCCCACCCTTGCCATGGACGCCCGGGCCAAGGAGATGAAGGCCCGGGGGGTGGACGTCGTCAATTTCGGCGTGGGGGAGCCGGACTTCGATACTCCCGGGAACATCAAGGAGGCGGCCATACGGGCGATACGGGCCGGTGAGACCAAGTACACCCCCGTGGGCGGCATCCTGCCGCTGAAAGACGCCGTCATCGAGAAGCTCCGGAAGGACAACGGCCTGTCCTACTCGCGGGAGGAAGTGATGGTCTCCTGCGGGGCCAAGCATACCCTCTATAACATCGCCCAGGCCCTCTTGGACCCCGGCGACGAGGTCATCATCCCCGCCCCGTACTGGGTGAGCTATCCCGACCAGGCGCTTCTTGCGGGCGCCACACCGGTCATCGTCAGGACGGAGGAGTCCGAGGGCTTCATGCTCCGGGCCGAGGACCTGGAGGCCGCCGTCTCCCCGCGCACCAAGGCCCTCGTTCTGAACTCCCCCTCAAACCCCACCGGTGCGTGCTACACGAGGGAGAGGCTGGAGGAGATAGCCCGCGTCGTGGCCCGCCACGACGTCATGGTCATCTCCGACGAGATATACGAGAAGCTCCTCTACGACGGCGCCGAACACGTGAGCCTGGCCTCCCTGGGCGGGGAGGCCAGGGAGAAGACCATCGTGGTAAACGGCGTTTCCAAGAGCTACGCCATGACCGGATGGAGAATCGGCTATGCCGCCGGTCCCGCCCCGGTTATCAAGGCGATGACGAACATCCAGAGCCAGTCCACGAGCAACCCCGCGAGCATCGCCCAGTGGGCCGCGCTGGAGGCCCTCACCGGTCCCCAGGACTCGGTGGAGGAGATGCGCCGGGAGTTCGACGCGAGGAGAAGGTACCTGGTGCAGGCCCTGAACGCCGTCAGGGGCATCACGTGCCTCTCCCCGGGCGGAGCCTTTTACGTCTTTCCCAACACCAGCGCCCTGTACGGCGGCCGGGTAAAGGGCTCCCTCGAGCTGGCGGCGTATCTTCTGGAGGAAGCCGGTGTGGCTCTCGTGCCGGGGGAGGCCTTCGGGGACGATAACTTCGTCCGCATCTCCTACGCCACGGCCATGGAGGACATCAAGCGCGCGGTGCAGAGGATAGCAGAGGATAGGGGCGGCGGTGGCGAAGCTGTAGGAGGGTGACCGCTTTCTCGTTCGACGTTGGACGGGGCCGGTGATGACGTGAGGGGCCGGTTCCGTTGATTTACCGAACTTTCACCTACGAAGACGCAGAGTTCTTATTATGAGGCAGTGTTTGCATGCATACAAAACCCGTATAAGTGTTTTGCAGAAACAAGTCCCTACACTGCGGAAGCCATCCTGGCAAGTTCCTTGTTGGAATTAGGCGTATTGTCTGGTTTGAAAATCAATTAGGGTTATGATAAATTATTTCTAATGAAACACATTACAGGACAAGACGTTCTCACTTTTTTCAGAGACTGGAATTTGTCTGACTTTAAATATGTCAAATTTCATAGAGAAAGATATGCATATTTAATAAATTTCATTGCTGATTCTCTTCAAGAAACTAATTGCGACACATCTGAAAAATCTGGTTTTAGTATTCTGGATATTGGAGTGGCTCCTCAAACAGCTCTAATTAAACACTTCATAACACCTAATGTATATACTCTTGACAATAAAAAAGGAAGCAAACAGTTCTGTGGGCGAGAACATTTCATTTTTGATCTTTATGATGTTCTTGATGCAGCTAATCATAAGAACTTTGGTAAATTCTCAGTAATTGTATTAGCGGAAGTATTAGAGCACGTGCTGGTTTCACCAAAAGCCATCTTTTCTTATCTT contains:
- a CDS encoding cation-translocating P-type ATPase — its product is MNWHQKSIEQTREALGSPPGGLSPEEAQRRLEEYGPNELRERKPRTVFMMFLDQFKDFMIIVLILAAVVSGFIGGVSDTAAIIVIVVLNAVIGFVQEYRAERAMAALKQMAEPSATVMREGMAREVQVSEVVPGDVVHLEAGNIVPADVRLTEGVQLKVQEAALTGESAPVDKETRTLRDPSLPLGDRRNMLYKGTTVAYGRGAGVAVATGMQTELGRIASMLQEEEEVRTPLQKRLARFGQKLAVAVLVICAVVFAVGLLRGQPAFLMLLTAISLAVAAIPEALPAVVTISLALGAKKMVRQNALIRKLPAVETLGSVTYICSDKTGTLTLNRMSVEEVYADGRVWRIAELPAPGGGDRDAPWPLLLHGMALSNDARRTAGGAVIGDPTEVALHNAAGAKGLAKEEAEAAFGRVGEVPFDSERKLMSTVHAWDGGFVSFTKGAVDVLSGRCVDVLTAEGRVPLDPEKIHRVNDRMAADGLRVLGMAVRWWDERPGDMSSENVENGLTLIGLVGLMDPPREEAARAVDFCKSAGIRPVMITGDHPITARAIARRIGIMREGEEGVTTGRELSRLPLEEFEQRVEHIQAYARVAPEQKLGIVKALQERGQFVAMTGDGVNDAPALKRADIGVAMGVTGTDVAKESAHMVLLDDNFATIVRAVGEGRKIFDNIRKFIKYTMASNSGEIWTIFLAPFFGLPVPLLPIHILWINLVTDGLPGLALAMEPAEKDVMSRPPRHPQESIFAHGLGFFIVWVGLLMGFLCIGTQAWAIEAGTAHWQTMVFTVLCLSQMGNVLAVRSETESVFRQGLLSNMPLLGAFVLTLVLQMATIYVPFLNPVFKTEPLTAGELGITLGVSSVVFVAVEVEKLIKRRRRTAPGVGSASV
- the fabG gene encoding 3-oxoacyl-[acyl-carrier-protein] reductase is translated as MELKGQVALVTGGARGIGKAIGRNLARKGADLVVADIGEQEARETASELEKEGVRTLALRMNVANAGDVARGVGEVKERMGRLDILVNNAGITRDALLMRMKEEDWDAVLSVNLKSVFLCTREAVRLMAKQRHGRIVNIASVVAFMGNPGQANYSASKAGIVGLTKTAAREYASRGVTVNAVAPGFIVTAMTDALPENVKEEMRRAIPLGEFGTAEDVAAAVAFFASPEAGYITGQVLHVNGGMYM
- a CDS encoding acyl carrier protein, giving the protein MEEQIKEIIAKQLGVNVSEVTEEASFVDDLGADSLDTVELVMAFEEAFGVEIPDEEAEKILKVGDAVNYIKSKKG
- the fabF gene encoding beta-ketoacyl-ACP synthase II, whose product is MTEPRRVVVTGLGVVSPLAVGTRETWEAMRAGKSGIGPITQFDATDFATRIAGEVKGFDPERYIEPKEVKKMDRFMHMAVAASTMAMEDAGLAVTPENAERVGVIIGSGMGGLPAIERYHKVVLERGPRRLTPFFIPMVIINLAAGHVSMLFGAKGPNSAAATACATGSHSIGDSFRLIQRGYADAMISGGAESCITPLGIGGFNAMKALSTRNDEPERASRPFDRDRDGFVMGEGAGIVVLEEMHGALRRGARIHAEVVGYGMTGDAYHMTAPAPEGEGAARCMALTLKDSGLSPGEVDYINAHGTSTKQGDEIETTAVKTVFGQHAYKLVMGSTKSMTGHLLGAAGGVEAVATVMSIVDGVIPPTINLENPDPECDLDYAAGKARERAVRCAMSNSFGFGGTNACLLFKQFEK
- the rnc gene encoding ribonuclease III; this translates as MRSEPPVPDLSGLQEKIGYRFADPGLLLEALTHKSYQHENPEAEHNERLEFLGDAVLGLVVVDYLFGLKEQHPESVMSRIKSHMVRGSVLAWMARTVSLGEYLRLGRGEEDSGGREKRSILADAAEAVIGAVYLDGGLEAARDFTLRSLGERLEKAVASREYADYKTQLQEESQMRFGVLPEYRLQAVHGEEHRRVFTMEVLIAGVRYGTGKGTSKKEAETSAARRALEHLSGKERGKSP
- a CDS encoding ferredoxin: MKLVIDLDTCEGCESCVEMCPDAIEMGDDGKAHVIGDACSACDCDELVGICPVEAISTEE
- a CDS encoding FAD-dependent oxidoreductase — protein: MAEQILTAEMREQLKQSFALLKEPVTLMLFTREGVNDQYNDILRELLREISSMEERIRLEEHSVGDEASRRYGVERSPTLLVSPGTYDIRFTGAPLGEEGSTLLGAVVMASTGRGEMAEDSRKRLQRTKEKRRVRVFVSPTCPYCPQQATYALAAAVERPDLVSAEVVEIYENRDLAEKFGALSVPKTFINDRETSSGLESEESFMEAVVRGRAAEHIPAVGPEEIKDLDVAIVGGGPAGLTAAIYAERSGLRTAVFEGSVLGGQVAVTPVVENYPGFQMITGKALVDLMTRHAMQYAPLLTGAAVKDVRRTEKGFRVVATRGTYNARAVILATGATHRTLGAPGERRLTGRGVSYCATCDGYLYREGRSVMVVGGGNSALTDALYLDSLGAHVRILHRRETLRAEERLQQGVFQRNIEVMYRTRIVEILGKDKVQKVKLEDLATGETRTVKTDAVFVSIGYEPVNDIARKLGLELDREGYVRTDDRQRTAIPFVYAAGDVTGGVKQIAAAAGQGSSAAISAFEDLSNPYWRRPGQAAAPGAEGA
- a CDS encoding pyridoxal phosphate-dependent aminotransferase, giving the protein MLSERVKSIKPSPTLAMDARAKEMKARGVDVVNFGVGEPDFDTPGNIKEAAIRAIRAGETKYTPVGGILPLKDAVIEKLRKDNGLSYSREEVMVSCGAKHTLYNIAQALLDPGDEVIIPAPYWVSYPDQALLAGATPVIVRTEESEGFMLRAEDLEAAVSPRTKALVLNSPSNPTGACYTRERLEEIARVVARHDVMVISDEIYEKLLYDGAEHVSLASLGGEAREKTIVVNGVSKSYAMTGWRIGYAAGPAPVIKAMTNIQSQSTSNPASIAQWAALEALTGPQDSVEEMRREFDARRRYLVQALNAVRGITCLSPGGAFYVFPNTSALYGGRVKGSLELAAYLLEEAGVALVPGEAFGDDNFVRISYATAMEDIKRAVQRIAEDRGGGGEAVGG
- a CDS encoding methyltransferase domain-containing protein produces the protein MKHITGQDVLTFFRDWNLSDFKYVKFHRERYAYLINFIADSLQETNCDTSEKSGFSILDIGVAPQTALIKHFITPNVYTLDNKKGSKQFCGREHFIFDLYDVLDAANHKNFGKFSVIVLAEVLEHVLVSPKAIFSYLIKLMKDDGLLFVQTPNAAGLRQRLTLLAGINPFDLPPDSSKSPHGHVREYTFKELIALGDEAGLTVTQRRGYNYFQVYETLMMDIYKMLCNNLLPYTLRSGITICFKKHFK